GATAATATTTACGattgaaggggaaaaaaaaccaTTAAGTATGTGATCTCAGAGGGGTAAAGTGAAACCTTTTAAACCAGCGGCCGTTTAATTGAATATGATCTGACCTAAACCACAGGTGAATTAGTTCTAGATCTAAAAAGGTATCATTATTTCTTCGACAAATCAACCCCAAAGAAAACTAAAACTATTATCTTTCACAAAAGATTAACATGATATGACAATCGAAAAATTTTAGATGCTTCAAATTATACAAGATCatgtgaaaaagaaaacactagAAACCAGCATGAATTAGTTGATATGGATGATAAAGAGGAAAGCAGTTTACTGGAGGCAAAATTCGTCCTCTTCACTCTTTGTCAAGAATTCTGTTAACTAGCCTGCATCACTACTAATTTTACAACTGAGAACCCCAACATTGAAATTGAGGGGAAAAACATGGTAGACCATGCTTCTACGGTAAAATTTATGAAACTATGACCTTTACTATGTTAGGAGAATGGCTGGACTTGATCTGTTAGGTCCTGActaaggggatgtttggaaacatgtttcatctcatcccatctcatctcatcccatctcatttccttcccaaacaatatttaaatgcaaacactttaaactaatcattacaacttttcccaatttccaaataaaaaacaagaaacaattcaactttttcaaatctaaaaaaaaaattaatattaaaatattatattctaataatatttaaactttataatattttttattcaactttttattctctttttttctcaaaacctaatatatatttaactcaaattatcttactactattcacaaatcatctaactactatttacaaaattctcatctcatctcgttCTCCAAGCATTCCGTAAGAGTCGTGTTTGATTTTCTCATATGTAACTTTTTCATTTGCATGCATGCCACCACCACTACTTTTACAACTGAGAACCCCAACATTGATATTGACGGGAAAATATCGTAGACCATGCTTCTACAGTAAAACTTATGAAACTATAACCTCTATTATGTTAGGAGAATGGCTGGTACTCAATCTCTTACGTCCCAAATAAGAGTCTTGTTTGGTTTTTTCATATGTAACTTCTTCATTTGCATGCATGCCACACCAACATTAATCCACTAAGACACATTAATGATAGACCTAGCAAAGTTTAAGATATCAACCCTAACATCACTTGGCCAGCTTCAACCCAAGAACAAATCAATCCGTTCCCTTTTGGCTGTTTTGCTCAGGATCAATCAACATATTTATTCAGTACAGTCAGGTAATGAAAATTAGTGGCTGATTAGTGTTAGACAAGTACCCCTGGTAAACCAACCCCACCACCCAAATGAGTCTTCATCTACAGACTACAGTTACAAGTGTGTAAATTTACAGTTACAACTTTCATGtgtgttcctttttttttttttatagttaataagagaattttatttcaagtaaatacgcaatagcccaagtacacaagatgcatacaagagaatacacctaaatacaagctttAATTAACTAGTAGATTGACAACAAAACTTTGATTCGTAACACAAATACTTGAGAAGCTGCTTAACATTGTTGAAAAGAAAGCTAAGCCACCTAGTCTTACCTCTTTTGTGCTCAAGTGCCCTACTTTAGTAGTACTGTTTCCAGACATCCGCTGCAAATCCCTGCCTGTGCCAAGTGAGAATCAAATCCCCAAGTCTTTAATTCAATAGATAACAATCTACAATTATAACACTCAAAGACGAATGTTGTTGGACACTTTTAGGATAGTACTGGCTAACTTTACCTATCATGCAGAGCGAACAAAACCCCATCAGAAGAACGAGAAACATCGATCTCAATGCAGTTTGCTTGAGAACGAAGTGCCATATGATACGCAGCCATCTGGGAAGAAATTCAACATTAGTATTATTAGGTCTCAAAGTTTAATTTCATAACATGGGAGGCTTACATAtacttatcaagaaaaaaaaaatgtggggaTGCTCACCGTGTTGGGGAAGGCCTTAGTTGAGTCACCCCCGTGAGCACATACAAGAGGAGGATCATTCAGCCAACCGCAATTTCTTTCTCGTACCTATTTTGCAAACGTAGCAAAAGaaaattcattcattcattcattttttttttttataggtaaacgaTAATATTAAtacgaataggcatagcccaagtaaaaCAAGAAGTTATATAAGAGATAAAACCTATCTAAGTTGCTAAAGCAGACATAAGAAAATCGTGCAtattttggccattaaaatctacagcaaAAATTCATTCATTCTCAATATCCATATCCCATTTAAGGTAACGGTGTAATTTTATTTGCATAGAAATGGAATTCTAAAGGGAAGAGTAAAGGGTTTGAGTTAACTGAGGAACTGACAGACCTGATGGAAGCGCTTGAGCCGGAAGTGGAAGAATAAGGGAGGCAACAGAGCGACGAGGGCCAGGCATATGATAATAGCACGGAACAACCTTTGCGAAGAAAATCTTAATCTGAAGCGATGAAGGAATCGACCACCGAGCCCGACTTGCCTCTGTAGGAATTGCCGTCCTCGTTGTCTCCTTCCCAATCTCATTGGGATCGCCATTTCGGTCTCCCTCATCGGCACCTTCCCTTCTTTTCTCCTTGACAGCAGCTCCAATTATAAAGACGTCACTCCGCATTGTTAGGTCGGAGACTCGGACATGTTGCATTGAAGTTTTTTTTGACAAATGCGTTACAAGATGACTTTTAAGACGTCGTCTTTGACAAGTGCGTTACGTAAAGCTTTTTAAGACGACAATTGGAGCTATAGGGGCGGGCAAATGTAATCGCCTGAATTTGTAATAATACGAAGtatctaaaaattataaaatttagttgtaagcataactgcgtactaatatgtgcaccactATAATATAAtcgattaaaaaataaattttattaaaaataatattaatttaaattttaaatataaataaatcaatattaatatgcaaattaatacgcgactttatttatacgtagcaaaattcaaaatgaagagaTAAACTATGAATACTAATTTtcattagataataaaaatagacgTAAAATCATTGGTGCCGCTAGGTTgctataaatttagaaaaattttattcattattcttATACActacatatcattttttttcacttaTTAAATGTGTGGTATATTCACAATGTGtataataattcaattagtttaagaagaataaaataaaatatgatgtgTCTTGTGAGGGATTTATAAGTAGCAAAACTTATAAATTTAACATTATTTGTACAAATTCATACACGTGGTAGACTGATAGGCCATttgttaaaattaatcttatttgtttatacaatttaaatgaaattagatgagatgtttagttaaaagttgaataaaatattattataatataatttattaatattaatatttttttatttgaaaatgttgaattattaatatattctttatgaaaattttaaaaagttgtaatgattatatgagatgaaatgagatagtttagttttataaaattaaatgatcttgtgttaaataattttatttttatcttttggaagtttttttttttgtgtattaaaaaaatatattaaaaa
This is a stretch of genomic DNA from Carya illinoinensis cultivar Pawnee chromosome 3, C.illinoinensisPawnee_v1, whole genome shotgun sequence. It encodes these proteins:
- the LOC122302329 gene encoding glycerophosphodiester phosphodiesterase GDPD4 isoform X2 — encoded protein: MRETEMAIPMRLGRRQRGRQFLQRQVGLGGRFLHRFRLRFSSQRLFRAIIICLALVALLPPLFFHFRLKRFHQVRERNCGWLNDPPLVCAHGGDSTKAFPNTMAAYHMALRSQANCIEIDVSRSSDGVLFALHDRDLQRMSGNSTTKVGHLSTKEIRELGSAHQSVQKFHDESIPTLEDALTLISSSVRQVILDVKVGPPSYERGLAKDILSVVERTQCKNCLVWAKSDNLVSDVIKLSPDIVVPGVRRESGLLETMLPFLNGYGGLHCDEGSFYWGSNKLVEDERCWGGWCLSPSG